Proteins co-encoded in one Myripristis murdjan chromosome 4, fMyrMur1.1, whole genome shotgun sequence genomic window:
- the b3galt2 gene encoding beta-1,3-galactosyltransferase 2 produces the protein MQWRRRHCCPIKMTWTVKRSLFRTHVAGLLSLALLFTLFLFFSQQDWLPGRSGPRENPLAYTVRGFRSPKVDANQSSSLRSLWKETGYVAPKPLLNLSSQQAEGASEAGGGGAGGGSRTGVMGLEDSMSANNSLQKEMGVGGRLSAQPYRYILNEPFKCRDSTPFLILLIAAEPGQADARNAIRQTWGNESVAMGLGFVRLFLLGTGKSSDTFLQSSIEEESRVYHDIIQQDYQDTYYNLTIKTLMGMNWVATHCPHACYVMKTDSDMFVNTEYLIQKLLKPELPPRQKYFTGYLMRGYAPNRNKDSKWYMPPELYPSERYPIFCSGTGYVFSGDMAELIYQASLSIRRLHLEDVYVGICLAKLRIDPVPPPNEFLFNHWRVSYSSCKYSHLITSHQFQPNELIKYWHHLQTNKHNACINMAKEKNGRYRHRKFHGERPQ, from the coding sequence ATGCAGTGGAGACGGCGGCACTGCTGTCCCATCAAGATGACCTGGACTGTCAAGCGTTCACTCTTCCGGACCCACGTGGCGGGCCTCCTCTCGCTGGCCCTACTTTTTACCCTTTTCTTATTCTTCAGTCAACAGGACTGGTTGCCAGGACGCAGCGGGCCCCGGGAAAACCCTCTGGCCTATACTGTCAGGGGCTTCCGCAGCCCCAAGGTAGATGCCAACCAGAGCAGCTCCCTAAGGAGCCTCTGGAAGGAGACAGGGTATGTCGCACCCAAGCCTCTGCTCAACCTCAGCTCTCAGCAGGCAGAGGGGGCCagtgaagcaggaggaggaggagcaggaggaggatcTAGGACGGGTGTAATGGGGCTTGAGGATTCAATGAGCGCTAACAACAGTTTACAAAAAGAGATGGGTGTGGGAGGGAGGCTCAGTGCCCAGCCTTACCGCTACATCCTAAATGAGCCCTTCAAGTGCAGGGACAGCACacccttcctcatcctcctcattgCTGCTGAACCTGGCCAGGCCGATGCCCGCAATGCCATCCGCCAGACATGGGGAAATGAGAGCGTGGCAATGGGGCTTGGCTTTGTTCGACTCTTTTTGCTCGGCACAGGAAAGAGCTCAGACACGTTTCTCCAGAGCAGCATAGAGGAGGAGAGCCGAGTTTACCATGACATCATCCAACAGGACTATCAGGACACATACTACAACCTGACCATCAAAACCCTGATGGGCATGAACTGGGTGGCTACCCATTGTCCACATGCCTGCTACGTGATGAAGACGGACAGCGACATGTTTGTCAATACTGAGTATCTCATCCAGAAGCTGCTGAAGCCTGAGCTGCCTCCCCGGCAGAAATACTTCACAGGCTACCTGATGAGAGGATATGCACCAAACCGGAACAAGGACAGCAAGTGGTACATGCCGCCTGAGCTGTACCCCAGTGAGCGCTACCCCATATTCTGCTCGGGTACGGGGTACGTGTTCTCAGGGGACATGGCTGAGCTGATCTACCAAGCCTCTCTCAGCATACGCAGGCTGCATCTGGAAGATGTGTACGTGGGGATCTGCCTGGCGAAGCTGCGTATCGACCCGGTGCCGCCTCCCAACGAGTTCCTCTTCAACCACTGGAGGGTGTCTTACTCCAGTTGTAAGTACAGCCACCTGATCACATCCCACCAGTTCCAGCCCAACGAACTCATCAAGTATTGGCACCACCTGCAGACCAACAAGCACAATGCCTGTATCAACATGGCCAAGGAAAAGAATGGGAGGTACAGACACCGAAAGTTTCACGGCGAGAGACCTCAGTGA